In Apis cerana isolate GH-2021 linkage group LG5, AcerK_1.0, whole genome shotgun sequence, a single genomic region encodes these proteins:
- the LOC107996574 gene encoding putative ferric-chelate reductase 1 homolog isoform X2, producing MKYLMKGTILIFLSVLSTRTMGLPNGAPVDSCEDLLPRHPGVTKQETQPPPYQVLPAAGQGRVRLILGSPHGLAYEGFMIVARDSETGEFVGEFANLPDSAKIVECTPGVKNAVTHTNTSKKHNLEFDWEAPVDYEGTIVFKSTIAQDYSTYWVEVESPQVNVRKRSIDVLTSSTSITTLRTTTPPYYSPTVDYEPTKTEDPFYSGCGSTKNCFGTPSGCIEEKNCIAAVTVLVHGERYLFELQARDSKYVAVGLSDDSKMGDDSVVECVNEEGEIGLHMSWNSGKSNIRQPMEGAVGLEASSIKDDVISCKFWREKMTVVQGREYDLVNTPYNLLVASGKNLKTNGVGYHDVARDATGGAKLLSDVGDFTTASNILIRVHGALMLASWIGTASIGMLLARYYRQTWVSSQLCGKDHWFAWHRFFMILTWSMTIAAFVIIFVELGEWSSETIHASLGLATTILVFIQPFMAAARPHPGAPRRSLFNWVHWFVGNAAHICSIIAMFFAVRVNKAKLPEWVDWILAAYVVFHILTHLILTFVGCASDRQASQRVNSFPMKDMHSRGSMVHPDARQDAPHAGIRKFIFGIYFVVIILLAAALIVITVLAPIEESWTTFTKTIKNY from the exons TAATGAAGGGAacgattctaatttttctaagtGTTCTCTCAACGAGAACGATGGGTTTGCCAAACGGAGCACCGGTAGATTCATGCGAAGATCTGTTGCCTCGTCATCCTGGAGTTACGAAGCAGGAAACTCAGCCTCCTCCTTACCAAGTTTTACCAGCTGCTGGACAAGGTAGAGTCCGCTTAATTCTAGGAAGCCCTCACGGTCTTGCCTACGAAGGTTTCATGATAGTTGCACGTGACTCTGAGACCGGTGAATTCGTTGGAGAGTTCGCCAACTTGCCCGATTCAGCAAAAATCGTCGAGTGCACACCAGGTGTAAAG aACGCGGTGACTCATACGAATACCAGCAAGAAACACAATCTTGAATTTGATTGGGAGGCACCTGTGGATTACGAGGGCACTATTGTATTCAA GTCCACGATCGCGCAGGATTACAGTACCTATTGGGTCGAAGTAGAATCGCCGCAAGTTAACGTTCGCAAGCGATCCATCGACGTATTGACCTCATCTACCTCGATCACCACGTTGAGAACAACCACACCGCCCTATTACAGCCCGACCGTCGATTACGAA ccGACGAAGACTGAGGATCCCTTTTATTCCGGATGTGGTTCaacgaaaaattgtttcggTACTCCATCAGGATgcatagaagaaaagaattgtatCGCGGCGGTGACAGTACTCGTTCATGGAGAGCGATATCTGTTTGAATTGCAAGCACGTGACAGTAAATACGTCGCTGTCGGTTTATCTGATGATAGTAAAAtg GGCGATGACAGTGTGGTTGAATGTGTGAACGAAGAAGGAGAAATTGGATTACACATGTCTTGGAACTCTGGAAAATCGAATATACGTCAGCCTATG GAAGGAGCCGTTGGATTGGAGGCAAGTTCGATCAAAGATGACGTAATCTCGTGCAAATTTTGGAGAGAGAAGATGACTGTCGTTCAAGGCCGCGAATATGATCTCGTCAATACACCGTACAATCTTCTTGTGGCTTctggtaaaaatttaaaaa cTAATGGTGTCGGATATCACGACGTGGCACGCGACGCTACGGGTGGCGCAAAGTTATTATCCGACGTTGGTGATTTTACTACGGCGAGCAACATCTTGATTCGTGTTCACGGTGCTCTAATGCTAGCGTCTTGGATCGGTACAGCGTCCATTGGCATGCTTCTTGCTAGATACTACAGGCAGACATGGGTCAGCTCGCAGTTGTGTGGAAAGGATCATTGGTTCGCC TGGCATAGATTTTTCATGATATTGACGTGGTCGATGACTATTGCTGcctttgtaataatattcgttGAATTGGGTGAATGGAGTTCCGAAACGATACACGCGTCTTTGGGATTAGCCACCAcgattttagtttttattcaaCCATTTATGGCAGCTGCAAGACCTCATCCAGGAGCACCACGAAGATCTCTTTTCAATTGGGTGCATTGGTTTGTTGGAAATGCGGCGCATATCTGTAGTA TAATTGCAATGTTCTTCGCGGTTCGAGTGAATAAGGCCAAACTCCCAGAATGGGTAGACTGGATTCTGGCCGCCTACGTAGTATTCCATATTCTGACTCACCTTATTTTGACA TTCGTTGGATGTGCCTCTGATAGACAAGCAAGTCAAAGGGTGAATTCATTTCCGATGAAAGATATGCACTCTCGTGGTTCAATGGTCCATCCAGATGCAAGGCAGGATGCTCCT CATGCTGGGAtcagaaaatttatctttggCATATACTTTGTTGTAATCATCCTACTCGCTGCGGCTCTTATTGTAATCACGGTATTGGCGCCTATAGAAGAATCATGGACTACTTTCACGAAaaccataaaaaattattaa
- the LOC107996574 gene encoding putative ferric-chelate reductase 1 homolog isoform X1, whose protein sequence is MKYLMKGTILIFLSVLSTRTMGLPNGAPVDSCEDLLPRHPGVTKQETQPPPYQVLPAAGQGRVRLILGSPHGLAYEGFMIVARDSETGEFVGEFANLPDSAKIVECTPGVKNAVTHTNTSKKHNLEFDWEAPVDYEGTIVFKSTIAQDYSTYWVEVESPQVNVRKRSIDVLTSSTSITTLRTTTPPYYSPTVDYEPTKTEDPFYSGCGSTKNCFGTPSGCIEEKNCIAAVTVLVHGERYLFELQARDSKYVAVGLSDDSKMGDDSVVECVNEEGEIGLHMSWNSGKSNIRQPMQEGAVGLEASSIKDDVISCKFWREKMTVVQGREYDLVNTPYNLLVASGKNLKTNGVGYHDVARDATGGAKLLSDVGDFTTASNILIRVHGALMLASWIGTASIGMLLARYYRQTWVSSQLCGKDHWFAWHRFFMILTWSMTIAAFVIIFVELGEWSSETIHASLGLATTILVFIQPFMAAARPHPGAPRRSLFNWVHWFVGNAAHICSIIAMFFAVRVNKAKLPEWVDWILAAYVVFHILTHLILTFVGCASDRQASQRVNSFPMKDMHSRGSMVHPDARQDAPHAGIRKFIFGIYFVVIILLAAALIVITVLAPIEESWTTFTKTIKNY, encoded by the exons TAATGAAGGGAacgattctaatttttctaagtGTTCTCTCAACGAGAACGATGGGTTTGCCAAACGGAGCACCGGTAGATTCATGCGAAGATCTGTTGCCTCGTCATCCTGGAGTTACGAAGCAGGAAACTCAGCCTCCTCCTTACCAAGTTTTACCAGCTGCTGGACAAGGTAGAGTCCGCTTAATTCTAGGAAGCCCTCACGGTCTTGCCTACGAAGGTTTCATGATAGTTGCACGTGACTCTGAGACCGGTGAATTCGTTGGAGAGTTCGCCAACTTGCCCGATTCAGCAAAAATCGTCGAGTGCACACCAGGTGTAAAG aACGCGGTGACTCATACGAATACCAGCAAGAAACACAATCTTGAATTTGATTGGGAGGCACCTGTGGATTACGAGGGCACTATTGTATTCAA GTCCACGATCGCGCAGGATTACAGTACCTATTGGGTCGAAGTAGAATCGCCGCAAGTTAACGTTCGCAAGCGATCCATCGACGTATTGACCTCATCTACCTCGATCACCACGTTGAGAACAACCACACCGCCCTATTACAGCCCGACCGTCGATTACGAA ccGACGAAGACTGAGGATCCCTTTTATTCCGGATGTGGTTCaacgaaaaattgtttcggTACTCCATCAGGATgcatagaagaaaagaattgtatCGCGGCGGTGACAGTACTCGTTCATGGAGAGCGATATCTGTTTGAATTGCAAGCACGTGACAGTAAATACGTCGCTGTCGGTTTATCTGATGATAGTAAAAtg GGCGATGACAGTGTGGTTGAATGTGTGAACGAAGAAGGAGAAATTGGATTACACATGTCTTGGAACTCTGGAAAATCGAATATACGTCAGCCTATG CAGGAAGGAGCCGTTGGATTGGAGGCAAGTTCGATCAAAGATGACGTAATCTCGTGCAAATTTTGGAGAGAGAAGATGACTGTCGTTCAAGGCCGCGAATATGATCTCGTCAATACACCGTACAATCTTCTTGTGGCTTctggtaaaaatttaaaaa cTAATGGTGTCGGATATCACGACGTGGCACGCGACGCTACGGGTGGCGCAAAGTTATTATCCGACGTTGGTGATTTTACTACGGCGAGCAACATCTTGATTCGTGTTCACGGTGCTCTAATGCTAGCGTCTTGGATCGGTACAGCGTCCATTGGCATGCTTCTTGCTAGATACTACAGGCAGACATGGGTCAGCTCGCAGTTGTGTGGAAAGGATCATTGGTTCGCC TGGCATAGATTTTTCATGATATTGACGTGGTCGATGACTATTGCTGcctttgtaataatattcgttGAATTGGGTGAATGGAGTTCCGAAACGATACACGCGTCTTTGGGATTAGCCACCAcgattttagtttttattcaaCCATTTATGGCAGCTGCAAGACCTCATCCAGGAGCACCACGAAGATCTCTTTTCAATTGGGTGCATTGGTTTGTTGGAAATGCGGCGCATATCTGTAGTA TAATTGCAATGTTCTTCGCGGTTCGAGTGAATAAGGCCAAACTCCCAGAATGGGTAGACTGGATTCTGGCCGCCTACGTAGTATTCCATATTCTGACTCACCTTATTTTGACA TTCGTTGGATGTGCCTCTGATAGACAAGCAAGTCAAAGGGTGAATTCATTTCCGATGAAAGATATGCACTCTCGTGGTTCAATGGTCCATCCAGATGCAAGGCAGGATGCTCCT CATGCTGGGAtcagaaaatttatctttggCATATACTTTGTTGTAATCATCCTACTCGCTGCGGCTCTTATTGTAATCACGGTATTGGCGCCTATAGAAGAATCATGGACTACTTTCACGAAaaccataaaaaattattaa